A DNA window from Heterodontus francisci isolate sHetFra1 chromosome 49, sHetFra1.hap1, whole genome shotgun sequence contains the following coding sequences:
- the tmem187 gene encoding transmembrane protein 187 → MSGSKRRAFLHVLLLYGLCIGVIATGLFDGVCTELGYGHYAEQPVPWLPPWLAMPCNSLVNLGYMAVGVLWLRREPAAGGADGYYKDAFAWMALGYGPVQWTRLATQSQRPAALDQWITLPIFAWVPAWAAHLLGPAGRGPGGLALPLAVQAASAASYGLALAHCLGFELALGCHILAAGLAGFAAQSRLGDRTSWRHLALALASCAGFVGLKLLDRPLTDWGLLPGWISGHFCSKLCDLLQFHLSFCFLEYLGQRKALINKEQ, encoded by the coding sequence AGCCTTCCTGCACGTCCTCCTGCTCTACGGCCTCTGCATCGGCGTCATTGCCACCGGCCTGTTTGACGGCGTCTGCACCGAGCTGGGTTACGGGCACTACGCCGAGCAGCCGGTGCCCTGGCTGCCGCCCTGGCTGGCCATGCCCTGCAACTCGCTCGTCAACCTGGGATACATGGCGGTGGGGGTGCTCTGGCTGCGGAGGGAGCCCGCGGCGGGGGGCGCCGACGGCTACTACAAGGACGCCTTCGCCTGGATGGCCCTGGGCTACGGACCGGTGCAGTGGACCCGGCTTGCCACCCAGTCCCAGCGGCCGGCCGCGCTCGACCAGTGGATCACCCTTCCCATCTTCGCCTGGGTGCCGGCCTGGGCGGCCCACCTCCTCGGGCCGGCGGGCAGGGGCCCGGGCGGCCTCGCCCTCCCGCTGGCCGTCCAGGCGGCCTCGGCGGCCAGCTACGGCCTGGCCCTGGCCCACTGCCTGGGCTTCGAGCTGGCCCTGGGCTGCCACATCCTGGCAGCCGGGCTGGCGGGGTTTGCGGCCCAGTCCCGCCTGGGCGACCGGACTTCGTGGCGGCACCTGGCGCTGGCCCTGGCCTCCTGCGCCGGCTTCGTGGGCCTGAAGCTGCTGGACCGGCCGCTGACCGACTGGGGCCTCCTGCCCGGCTGGATCTCCGGTCACTTCTGCTCCAAGCTGTGCGACCTCTTGCAATTCCACCTCAGCTTCTGCTTTCTGGAATACCTGGGCCAACGGAAAGCGCTGATAAACAAGGAGCAATGA